The nucleotide sequence TGAAGGGCCAAAACGACTTGTATTTCTTTTGACCTCTTTTTTTCTTCCTCTGAAATACTTTCTTTTGTTTTTTTTCTTTAGCCTTTTAGCTTTTCGCTTATGCTTGCGAAGTAAACGCTGCTCTTTCCGCTCAAGCTTCCTTTTATTTCTCTCGGCTTTCCTTTTTTGGCGATCTCCTGGATCAACTTCAACTTTTTCGCTAGTATGGTAACTATAAACGTCAGCTACCCTAGCATCACTAGCAGAAAAGCTAAGCCCTCCTGCTATCAAAAGGACTCCACATACCAACTTCCTCATATCTTTCACATTTCCTTTATATAATTAACTACTAAACCTACAAGAGGTTATTAGCCAATTATAAAGACATTATCAACAAAGCGTCGTAAACAACAGCTTACTCTTCTACAATTATAAAAACATCTTCATTTTCTTTTTTCATACGATAATTTTCACGAGCAAATTTTTCAAGACGAGAAGGGTCAGAAAACAGTGCAGCCTGTTCATCTTTCACTTCTTCAATTTTAGACTCGTAATAAGCTTTTTCCTTTTTCATTTCCCGTAGATTTTTACTAGTACGGTATTGACTAATAAAATCATTGGAATCGAAAAAAAGCATCCATACAAAAAAAGAAAGGGCAAACATTATATAGAAATTCTTAAACCCGTTAATTACAACAGGTTGGTACTTTTTATAAAGTTGTGAGAAATTCATAAGCGAATAATATTTAAGCCCAATTTACCTGAATTATGCGATAGACTTCGTCAAAAGAACAAAATAACAATAAATCAGCACATTTGGGTCGCATAGCATAGCAGCACTATGGTTAAGACACAAATGTGAGCGAAGCGACTGAATTGAAGTTATTTTTCTACGCAATAGAAGGTTCTATAGCATATTTCAGGTTATATAAAGTTATAAAATAATAGCGCATAAAAAAAGCCCCATACAGGGGCTTTTTTTACTTATTGAAGGATAATATTATTTACGGAAGTTTTTACCTAGGAAAATAGCCGCATCTTCCAACTCTTCTTCTATCCTTAATAACTGGTTGTACTTAGCCATTCTATCAGAACGAGAGCAAGAACCAGTTTTAATCTGACCTGTATTAAGCGCTACTGCTAAATCAGCAATAGTAGTATCTTCTGTTTCACCAGAACGGTGAGACATAACACTTGTATAACTGTTTTTCTTAGCAAGGTTAACTGCATTAATAGTTTCAGACAAAGAACCAATTTGGTTAACTTTTATAAGAATAGAGTTAGCGATATTTTGGTCTATTCCTTTTTGCAATCTATTAACATTAGTAACAAAAAGGTCATCTCCTACAAGTTGAACTTTGTCTCCTACTAACTCAGTAAGCTCTTTCCAGCCATCCCAGTCATCCTCATCCATGCCATCTTCAATAGAAATAATAGGATACTTATCAACCCATTCTTTCCAGAAGTTAGCCATTTCCGAAGAAGTAAGCTTATCACCAGTTGATTTCTTTAAGTGGTAAAGTTTAGTTTCAGGATCATAGAATTCAGAAGTAGCTGCATCCATAGCAATGAATATATCTTCTCCAGGTCTGTAACCTGCAGATTCAATTGCCTGAAGGATAGTTTGAAGTGCTTCGTCGTTAGAAGGGATATTAGGGGCAAAACCACCTTCATCACCTACGTTAGTAGACATTCCTTTAGATTTAAGCACTTTAGCCAAATGATGGAATACTTCTGAGCCCATCTTCATTGCTTCTCTGAAAGAAGAAGCACCAGTAGGCATAATCATAAACTCCTGAAAGTCGATTGAGTTATCAGCGTGGCTACCACCATTCATGATGTTCATCATAGGTACAGGAAGCGTATTGGCGCTAACACCACCGATGTAACGATACAAAGGAATACCAGTTTCTTCCGCCGCAGCTTTAGCGATAGCTAAAGAAACACCTAAGATGGCATTTGCACCTAAATTACCTTTGTTCTCAGACCCGTCTAGGTCGATCATCATCTTGTCAAGCAAATTTTGCTCGAAGATGGACATACCAATAAGTTCAGGGGCAATTTTGTCATTAACATTCTGTATTGCTTTCAACACAGATTTACCCATATAAGCAGACTTATCGCCGTCACGAAGTTCTACAGCTTCATGTTTTCCGGTAGAAGCACCAGAAGGGACAGCAGCCCTTCCTAAAATACCAGTTTCGGTATAAACATCTACTTCAACAGTAGGATTACCTCTAGAGTCAAAAATCTGACGGGCTTTGATTTCTTCAATGTAGCTCATTGTTTTCTTTGGTTATATAAAAAATTCTTATTTAAGCAGTGAAACAAAATCATCAAAAAGATACCTCGAATCGTGAGGGCCTGGAGAAGATTCTGGGTGATACTGTACAGAGAATGCTTTTTTGTTTTTCAAACGTATACCTTCAACTGTATTGTCATTCAAGTTAATATGTGTCACCTCCACATCAGGGTTTTTCTTTACATCATCCAAGTTAACGCTAAAACCGTGATTTTGCGAAGTAACTTCACATTTTCCTGTAATAAGGTTCTTTACAGGATGGTTAAGTCCTCTGTGGCCATGGTGCATTTTAAAAGTAGTAATTCCATTCGCTTCTGCCAAGACTTGATGCCCTAGGCAAATTCCAAATAAAGGGGTTTCAACCTTTAAAATATCTTTAACAGTATTAATAGCATATTTAGTGGCAGCAGGGTCGCCAGGTCCATTAGAAATAAAATAACCACTAGGGTTCCAAGCTTGCATTTCCTCAAAAGAAGTATTTCCTGGAAAAACTTTACAATAACAACCTCTCTCTATAAAGTTTTTCAATATACTTTTTTTAATACCCAAGTCCAAAACCGCAATTCTATAAGGGGAGTTTGGATCGCCAAAATAATAAGGTTCATTAGTGAAAACTTTAGAGGAGAGTTCAAGTCCTTTCATAGAAGGCGTTTTGTTGACTGTCTCTCTAAGTTTATCAACATCAGCAACTTCAGAAGATATGACAGCATTCATCCCCCCCTTACTACGGATATATCTAACTAGTTGACGTGTATCAACATTAGCAATACCTACTATATTTTGATTTTCGAAATATTCCTGGAGAGAAGAATCAGCAATTTTTCGAGAATAAAGTTCGGAAAAAGACTTGCAAACTAAACCACTGAACTTAACAGAATCAGACTCCTGCTCTTCATTCATGACACCGTAGTTACCTATATGGGTAGTGGTATTAACAATGATTTGACCAAAGTATGAAGGATCCGTATATATCTCCTGGTAACCAGTCATACCAGTGTTAAAACAAATTTCACCGGTAGTTGTTCCTACTTTCCCAACAGCAGTACCTTTAAACAATGTGCCATCCTCAAGCATAAGGTAGGCCTCTCGGCGACTTTGATTTTCCATCATAACTACTTTTTACAAAATAAAAAAAGGATATGACAAAAGTCAAATCCTTTTTAATCCTAATAAACAATATATATTGTATATATAGTTATTCTTTTTCAGAGCCTTCAGTATTAGAAGATTTAGACTCAGCAGAAGCTGGTTTTTCAACATCTTTACTTTTAGCTTTTGGTTCAGATGAAGACGCAGCGGAAGTTTCTTTAGCTTCAGCAGATCCAGAAGATTTTCTTCTACGGCTTCTACGAGTTTTAGCTTTTCCAGCCTCTTTTCCTGCTCCACGACTATAAAGATCATTATAGTCTACAAGCTCTATAAGGCACATTTCTGCGTTGTCACCAAGTCTGGCACCCGTTTTAATAATTCTGGTATACCCTCCTTGTCTTTCGGCGATTTTCTGAGATACCTGGTCAAAAAGTTCGCGAACAGACTCTTTGTCTTGCAGGTAAGAAAAAACCGTTCTTCTTGAATGTGTAGAATCAGTCTTTGCTTTAGTTAAAAGAGGCTCTACATACTTCCTCAACTCTTTAGCTTTAGCAACAGTCGTTGAGATTCTTTTGTGCAAAATCAAAGAAGAAGCCATATTTGAAAGCAACGCTCTTCTATGCGAAGCGGTTCTTCCTAAGTGGTTAAATTTCTTTCCGTGTCTCATTATTGTTAATCCTCATCAAGTTTATATTTCGACAGGTCCATTCCGAAATGAAGGTTCTTGTCTGCAATTAGCTGTTCAAGCTCCGCAAGAGATTTCTTTCCGAAATTACGGAACTTCATCATGTCCTGAAGATTCAATTTTGCAAGGTCGCCAAGCGTTTTAATATCTGCAGCTTTAAGACAGTTGTATGCTCTTACAGAAAGATCAAGGTCGTTGAGAGAAGTCTTCAATAACTTACGCATGTGAAGATACTCTTCATCTACAGTTTCTTGCTCTTCTGGCTTAGCGGTTTCAAATGTCATATTCTGATCAGAGAACAGCATAAAATGCTTGATCAAAATATTGGCAGCACCTTTCAATGCATCTTCTGGATGTATTGATCCGTCGGTTTGTATTTCTAATAAAAGTTTTTCGTAGTCAGTTTTTTGCTCTACCCTAGTATTCTCTACGCTATATTTTACATTCTTAATAGGAGTAAAAATAGCGTCAATAGGAATATATCCAAAAACCTGCTCACTAGGTTTATTTTCCTCTGCCGGAACATATCCTCTACCCTTTTCTAAGTTTAGCTCTACATCAATATTGACCGATGAGTCAAGATGACAAATAACAAAGTCAGGATTAAGAACTTTATAACCAGTAGTGAATTTTTCAATATCACCAGCTTTAAAAACTTCTTGTTTTTTAAGAGAAACAACGATTTTATTTTCGTTGGCCTCAGATATTTTTTTGAATCTCACCATTTTAAGGTTCAAGATGATTTCTGTAACATCTTCTTTAACCCCTTCGATAGATGAAAATTCATGGAGAACACCCGGAATTTTAATGCCGGTAATAGCATGTCCTTCCAGAGAAGAAAGTAAAATTCTTCTTAAAGCATTACCAATGGTGACACCATACCCCTTCTCTAGTGGTTTGAATTCAAACAGACCATGGAAATCGTCTGCTTTTTCCATAACCACTTTTTCAGGCATTTGAAATGCTAATATAGACATAGGTAATCAGTTTAAAAGATTTCCGGAAAAAAATTAATTATTTCGAATAAAGCTCGACAATCAATTGTTCCTGAATTTTTTCAGGAATTTCATCTCTCTGAGGGTAAGATACATACTTGCCCGCCATAGAGCCTTGATCCCATTCGAACCAGCTGAACTTCTTGGCACCTCTTCCAGAAAGACTGTCTGTAATAGCCTCAAGAGACTTGGACTTTTCTCTTACTGAAACAATGTCACCAGGAACCAGTGTATAAGAAGGAATATTAACTATTTCTCCATTCACTTTGATATGCTTATGAAGAACAAGTTGTCTGGCTGCCCTTCTTGTTGGAGCAATCCCTAATCTATATACTGCATTATCCAATCTTGACTCAAGATACTTCAAAAGGTTTTCACCAGTGATACCTTCTCTTCTCGCTGCTTTGTCAAAGAGATTGGCGAACTGTTTTTCCAACAGCCCATAAATATACTTTACTTTTTGCTTCTCAGCCAATTGAACAGCGTATTCAGATTGTTTTCTTCTACGCCCTCTGCCATGCATACCCGGACCATAAGGCTTTTTCTGCAAAGCTTTATTTGATCCGAAAATAGGCTCATTATATTTTCTGGAAACTTTCGTTTTTGGTCCTCTAAATCTAGCCATTGTAATATTTATATAATCTGTAAAAGTTATAGAAGTTTATACCCTCCTTCTCTTTGGAGGTCTGCAACCATTATGCGGAAGAGGAGTTACATCTTTGATCATGGTAACTTCTATACCTGAATTCTGTAAAGTTCTGATAGCAGATTCCCTTCCGGAACCAGGTCCTTTAACAAAAACCTCTACTTTTCTTAACCCAAGATCATAAGCGGTCTGTGCACAATTCTGAGCAGCAACTTGAGCTGCATAAGGAGTATTCTTTTTTGACCCCCTGAAACCCATTTTTCCGGCAGAAGCCCATGATATAACCTGACCTGAACTATTGGTCAAAGATATGATGATATTATTAAATGTAGATTTAATATGTGCTTGACCCATAGGTTCAACCACTACCACACGCTTCTTAGCCTTATCTTTTCTCTTACTTGCTTGTTGAGCCATAACCTTAATTATTATTTAGTAGCTTTCTTCTTGTTAGCAACAGTTTTACGCTTACCTTTTCTGGTCCTACAGTTATTCTTAGTACGCTGACCTCTTACTGGCAGCCCTTTTCTATGCCTAAGGCCTCTGTAACAACCAATATCAAGCAAACGCTTAATACTTAATTGCACCTCAGACTTAAGAACACCTTCAACTTTGAATTCCTGACTGATGATATTACGTATAGCAATAGACTCTTCTTCTGTCCATTCGCTAACTTTCTTGTTCCAGTCTATGGAAGCCTTTGTAAGGATTTGTTGTGCGGATCTGCGCCCGATTCCAAATATGTATGTAAGCGAAACCTCACCGCGCTTGTTGTCGGGAATATCTACCCCAGCAATTCTAGCCATAGCGTATTAACCTTGTCTTTGTTTAAACCTTGGATTCTTTTTATTGATGACGTAAATTTTGCCATTACGTCTTATGACTTTACAGTCAACACTTCTCTTCTTAACAGATGCTTTAACTTTCATTACTGTTTTATTTATATCTGTATACTATTCTTCCTTTAGTTAGATCATATGGAGACATTTCAAGCTTGATCCTGTCCCCAGGCAAAATTTTAATATAGTTCATCCTCATTTTACCGGAAATGTGCGCTATAACTTGATGTCCATTCTCAAGTTCCACTCTAAACATTGCATTGGATAATGCTTCTATGATAGTTCCGTCTTGTTCTATTGATGACTGTTTTGCCATTAATTTCTCCCTATTATTTCTTCTATATAATCAAAAGTTGTCAAAACTTCTGCTTCATTCTTACGTACAACTACAGTATGTTCAAAATGTGCAGAAGGTTTTCTATCACTTGTTCTGATGGTCCAACCGTCTTGTTCCTGAACTATGTTCTTTTTGCCTAAATTAACCATCGGCTCTATAGCAAGAACCAAACCTTCCTGCAATTTAAAACCTTTTCCCCTCTTTCCATAATTTGGCACCTCAGGTGACTCATGTAAAGATCTCCCTAGGCCATGCCCAACAAGCTCCCTAACTACAGTATACCCTTTATTTTCCACATAATTTTGAACTGCAAAGCCAATATCTCCTATCCTATTACCAACTACAGCCTGTTCAATAGCTAAATAGAGCGATTCTTTCGTAGCACGCAATAAGGCTTTTACTTCTTCGTCGACATTACCTACAGTATATGTATATGCACTGTCACTATGAAATCCATTTAAGAATACACCACAGTCGATTGATATAATATCACCTTCTTTTAAGGTATAATCTCCTGGGATTCCATGAACAACGACTTCATTTACTGAAATACATAATGAACCAGGGAAACCATTATAACCTTTGAAGGAAGGTTTTCCACCTTGGCTTAAGATAAAATCGTAAGCACATTTATCAAGTTCATTTGTAGTAATGCCAGGTTTAATTAACTTGGCAACTTCAGCGTGCGCTTTACCTAAAACTTGAGCACTTTGCCGTATTAGATCAATTTCTTCTTCTGTCTTATAAAAGATCATTAGGACGCAGCTGCAATATTGTTAGATGATCTGCCTTTCAAGCGGCCAGATTTCATCATTCCTTCATAATTTCTCATCAACAGATAGCTATCTATTTGCTGAATAGTATCAAGAATAACACTTACCATGATAAGCAAGGATGTTCCTCCGTAAAAATACGAAAATTCTCTGGTAATACCAGTTACTGCTGCAATAGCTGGTAATATGGCAACTACCGCAAGGAATACAGAACCAGGCAAAGTTATTTTTGATAAAACACTGTCAATAAACTCAGATGTAGCTTTTCCTGGTTTTACACCTGGAACAAATCCCCCATTTCTCTTCAGGTCATCCGCAATTTGATTTGGATTAACCGTTAGGGCGGTGTAGAAGAAAGTGAACAATATAATCAATATGGCAAACACCACATTATATTGCCACGAAGTAAAGTCTGCAAATGTAGCTCCGATAGATCCAGCCAAGTCACTAGTGTCTGCCCATATAGAAGCTATCATAGCTGGGAGGAACATAATAGATTGAGCAAATATAATTGGCATAACACCTGCTGCAATAACCTTTAAAGGTATATACTGTCTTTGACCACCGTATACTTTATTTCCAACCACCTGCTTTGCATATTGAACAGGAATCTTTCTTATCGCTTGCGTGAGCATAACAACGCCCATGATAACAAAGAACAAGGCAACCATTTCAATTAAGAAAATGAAAGCACCTGATAGTTCTCTTGCTAATGCTTCAATTATAATGGCTTGAGGAAATCTAGATATAATACCGATCATAATTAGCATAGAAATACCATTTCCTATCCCTCTGTCAGTAATTTTCTCTCCCAACCACATGGTGAAAATTGTACCTGAAACAAGCACAATTAACCTGGTAGCGTTCATTAAGACCGTATCACCTCCAGGATAT is from Cytophagaceae bacterium ABcell3 and encodes:
- the carA gene encoding glutamine-hydrolyzing carbamoyl-phosphate synthase small subunit codes for the protein MENQSRREAYLMLEDGTLFKGTAVGKVGTTTGEICFNTGMTGYQEIYTDPSYFGQIIVNTTTHIGNYGVMNEEQESDSVKFSGLVCKSFSELYSRKIADSSLQEYFENQNIVGIANVDTRQLVRYIRSKGGMNAVISSEVADVDKLRETVNKTPSMKGLELSSKVFTNEPYYFGDPNSPYRIAVLDLGIKKSILKNFIERGCYCKVFPGNTSFEEMQAWNPSGYFISNGPGDPAATKYAINTVKDILKVETPLFGICLGHQVLAEANGITTFKMHHGHRGLNHPVKNLITGKCEVTSQNHGFSVNLDDVKKNPDVEVTHINLNDNTVEGIRLKNKKAFSVQYHPESSPGPHDSRYLFDDFVSLLK
- the rplQ gene encoding 50S ribosomal protein L17, which translates into the protein MRHGKKFNHLGRTASHRRALLSNMASSLILHKRISTTVAKAKELRKYVEPLLTKAKTDSTHSRRTVFSYLQDKESVRELFDQVSQKIAERQGGYTRIIKTGARLGDNAEMCLIELVDYNDLYSRGAGKEAGKAKTRRSRRRKSSGSAEAKETSAASSSEPKAKSKDVEKPASAESKSSNTEGSEKE
- the map gene encoding type I methionyl aminopeptidase, which produces MIFYKTEEEIDLIRQSAQVLGKAHAEVAKLIKPGITTNELDKCAYDFILSQGGKPSFKGYNGFPGSLCISVNEVVVHGIPGDYTLKEGDIISIDCGVFLNGFHSDSAYTYTVGNVDEEVKALLRATKESLYLAIEQAVVGNRIGDIGFAVQNYVENKGYTVVRELVGHGLGRSLHESPEVPNYGKRGKGFKLQEGLVLAIEPMVNLGKKNIVQEQDGWTIRTSDRKPSAHFEHTVVVRKNEAEVLTTFDYIEEIIGRN
- the rpsK gene encoding 30S ribosomal protein S11: MAQQASKRKDKAKKRVVVVEPMGQAHIKSTFNNIIISLTNSSGQVISWASAGKMGFRGSKKNTPYAAQVAAQNCAQTAYDLGLRKVEVFVKGPGSGRESAIRTLQNSGIEVTMIKDVTPLPHNGCRPPKRRRV
- the infA gene encoding translation initiation factor IF-1 is translated as MAKQSSIEQDGTIIEALSNAMFRVELENGHQVIAHISGKMRMNYIKILPGDRIKLEMSPYDLTKGRIVYRYK
- the rpmJ gene encoding 50S ribosomal protein L36: MKVKASVKKRSVDCKVIRRNGKIYVINKKNPRFKQRQG
- a CDS encoding septum formation initiator family protein; this translates as MNFSQLYKKYQPVVINGFKNFYIMFALSFFVWMLFFDSNDFISQYRTSKNLREMKKEKAYYESKIEEVKDEQAALFSDPSRLEKFARENYRMKKENEDVFIIVEE
- the secY gene encoding preprotein translocase subunit SecY; translated protein: MKKFIQTIRDIFSIEDLRIRILNTLGYLVIFRLGSFVVLPGVNPDTVGAAQDNNILGLFDTLLGGAFSNVSVFGLGIMPYISASIVMQLLTFAVPTFQKMQKEGDSGRKKINQITRVLTVAICLAQGIGYLSATVTPDMLYPGGDTVLMNATRLIVLVSGTIFTMWLGEKITDRGIGNGISMLIMIGIISRFPQAIIIEALARELSGAFIFLIEMVALFFVIMGVVMLTQAIRKIPVQYAKQVVGNKVYGGQRQYIPLKVIAAGVMPIIFAQSIMFLPAMIASIWADTSDLAGSIGATFADFTSWQYNVVFAILIILFTFFYTALTVNPNQIADDLKRNGGFVPGVKPGKATSEFIDSVLSKITLPGSVFLAVVAILPAIAAVTGITREFSYFYGGTSLLIMVSVILDTIQQIDSYLLMRNYEGMMKSGRLKGRSSNNIAAAS
- the rpsD gene encoding 30S ribosomal protein S4: MARFRGPKTKVSRKYNEPIFGSNKALQKKPYGPGMHGRGRRRKQSEYAVQLAEKQKVKYIYGLLEKQFANLFDKAARREGITGENLLKYLESRLDNAVYRLGIAPTRRAARQLVLHKHIKVNGEIVNIPSYTLVPGDIVSVREKSKSLEAITDSLSGRGAKKFSWFEWDQGSMAGKYVSYPQRDEIPEKIQEQLIVELYSK
- the eno gene encoding phosphopyruvate hydratase, which encodes MSYIEEIKARQIFDSRGNPTVEVDVYTETGILGRAAVPSGASTGKHEAVELRDGDKSAYMGKSVLKAIQNVNDKIAPELIGMSIFEQNLLDKMMIDLDGSENKGNLGANAILGVSLAIAKAAAEETGIPLYRYIGGVSANTLPVPMMNIMNGGSHADNSIDFQEFMIMPTGASSFREAMKMGSEVFHHLAKVLKSKGMSTNVGDEGGFAPNIPSNDEALQTILQAIESAGYRPGEDIFIAMDAATSEFYDPETKLYHLKKSTGDKLTSSEMANFWKEWVDKYPIISIEDGMDEDDWDGWKELTELVGDKVQLVGDDLFVTNVNRLQKGIDQNIANSILIKVNQIGSLSETINAVNLAKKNSYTSVMSHRSGETEDTTIADLAVALNTGQIKTGSCSRSDRMAKYNQLLRIEEELEDAAIFLGKNFRK
- a CDS encoding DNA-directed RNA polymerase subunit alpha, producing MSILAFQMPEKVVMEKADDFHGLFEFKPLEKGYGVTIGNALRRILLSSLEGHAITGIKIPGVLHEFSSIEGVKEDVTEIILNLKMVRFKKISEANENKIVVSLKKQEVFKAGDIEKFTTGYKVLNPDFVICHLDSSVNIDVELNLEKGRGYVPAEENKPSEQVFGYIPIDAIFTPIKNVKYSVENTRVEQKTDYEKLLLEIQTDGSIHPEDALKGAANILIKHFMLFSDQNMTFETAKPEEQETVDEEYLHMRKLLKTSLNDLDLSVRAYNCLKAADIKTLGDLAKLNLQDMMKFRNFGKKSLAELEQLIADKNLHFGMDLSKYKLDED
- the rpsM gene encoding 30S ribosomal protein S13, whose product is MARIAGVDIPDNKRGEVSLTYIFGIGRRSAQQILTKASIDWNKKVSEWTEEESIAIRNIISQEFKVEGVLKSEVQLSIKRLLDIGCYRGLRHRKGLPVRGQRTKNNCRTRKGKRKTVANKKKATK